In one window of Acanthochromis polyacanthus isolate Apoly-LR-REF ecotype Palm Island chromosome 8, KAUST_Apoly_ChrSc, whole genome shotgun sequence DNA:
- the man2c1 gene encoding alpha-mannosidase 2C1 isoform X1 translates to MYHQPVLKNRRTLLERAEKFTSDIYFTDCNLRGRLYGDSCPLESITSFLSSKRITFTEASKQNFAPYKVGDTFGPTWWTCWFKVTLEIPESWRGKEVHLVWESDGEAMVWRDGQPVQGLTKEGEKTSYILSECLKDEEPHSVTLYVEMACNGLFGAGQGSMIAAPDPNRKFSVQRAELVIFNRDVRQLMTDFEMLVDIVKELGEGEQRGYQALFTVNEMVNLCDPFDPSSFSKAHSLAHKFFSQRNGESQHTVHAMGHCHIDSAWLWPYEETIRKCGRSWVTVIRLMEKNPEFVFTCSQAQQFQWVKSWYPGLFSQIQHYVKKGQFIPVGGTWVEMDGNLPSGESMVRQFLEGQRFFSQEFGMHCKEFWLPDTFGYSAQLPQIMQGCGISNFLTQKLSWNLVNTFPHNTFFWEGLDGSKVLTHFPPGNSYEMKGKIEDLVKTVKNNKDKGRANHSAALFGFGDGGGGPTQLMLDRLRLVQDTDGLPRVRMSSPDELFSQLQADSALLCTWSGELFLELHNGTYTTQAQIKQGNRQCETLLHDIEIASSLALCRDRTFLYPVDKLQELWRLLLLNQFHDVIPGSCIEMVVEDALKYYEDIHRDGAVLLREACAALGSKGNSTGVFNSLPWERHEVIQIQDGTDKPGLALVRVPSIGVSPVKETQPVTPVSVTVQSDGTVLMENGILQTVINKNGTLASLRLISANRESLSDGCCGNQFVMFDDVPLYWDAWDVMDYHLQTRKPVLEVVQPVHVVSSGGLRGSVSFTLRISDKSTVTQEMVVDAMCPYVKFNTEVQWAESHKFLKVEFPVRVRSPNATYEIQFGHLQRPTHRNTSWDWARFEVWGHKWADLSEHNFGVALLNDCKYGYSIHQNTITLSLLRAPKAPDATADMGTHHFTYAIMPHAKSFQDASVIQSAYNLNFPLRLIPCSPDTVPWSAFSVSTESVILETIKQTEGGKGTLVVRLYESHGSSVTATLHTTLPVREAWHCDLLERPDPTQPACVTSEGITLKFSPFQIVSLLLIV, encoded by the exons ATGTATCACCAGCCTGTGCTGAAGAACAGGCGCACACTGCTCGAGAGGGCAGAGAAATTTACCTCAGATATTTATTTCACAGACTGCAATCTGAGAGGACG GCTTTATGGAGACTCTTGCCCGCTGGAATCCAtcacctccttcctctcctctaaGCGGATCACATTCACGGAAGCTTCCAAGCAAAACTTTGCACCTTATAAAGTTGGTGACACCTTTGGACCGAC GTGGTGGACTTGCTGGTTTAAAGTGACCCTGGAAATCCCGGAGTCCTGGAGAGGGAAAGAGGTTCATCTTGTGTGGGAGAGCGATGGAGAAGCTATGGTTTGGAGAGATGGACAGCCAGTTCAG GGCCTGACTAAAGAGGGCGAAAAGACGAGTTACATCCTCTCTGAGTGTCTGAAAGATGAAGAGCCTCACAG TGTCACTCTTTATGTGGAAATGGCCTGTAATGGGCTTTTTGGAGCTGGTCAGGGGTCCATGATTGCAGCTCCAGACCCAAACCGAAAGTTTTctgtgcagagagctgagcTGGTGATATTTAACAGGGATGTGAGGCAGCTGATGACTGATTTTGAGATGCTGGTTGACATTGTAAAG GAACTGGGAGAGGGAGAGCAACGAGGCTACCAGGCCCTTTTCACTGTCAATGAGATGGTGAACCTGTGTGACCCGTTTGATCCCAGTTCGTTCTCCAAAGCCCACAGTCTGGCTCACAAGTTCTTCAGCCAGCGGAACGGAGAAAGCCAACACACTGTCCATGCAATGGGTCACTGCCACATAGACTCAG CCTGGTTGTGGCCTTATGAAGAGACCATTCGCAAGTGTGGCCGAAGTTGGGTGACGGTGATCCGTTTAATGGAGAAGAACCCGGAGTTTGTCTTTACTTGTTCTCAG GCCCAGCAGTTCCAGTGGGTGAAGAGCTGGTACCCAGGGCTCTTCTCCCAGATTCAGCATTATGTGAAGAAAGGCCAGTTTATTCCGGTTGGAGGAACGTGGGTGGAAATG GATGGAAATCTGCCATCGGGTGAGTCCATGGTTCGACAGTTCCTTGAGGGTCAGCGATTCTTCAGCCAGGAGTTTGGGATGCATTGCAAAGAG TTCTGGCTCCCTGATACGTTTGGCTATTCCGCCCAGCTTCCTCAGATAATGCAGGGATGTGGCATCTCCAATTTTTTGACACAGAAGCTCAGCTGGAATTTGGTCAACACCTTTCCT CACAACACATTTTTCTGGGAAGGTCTGGATGGCTCCAAGGTCTTAACTCACTTCCCACCTGGAAATTCCTACGAAATGAAAGGGAAGATTGAAGAC CTGGTGAAAACTGTGAAGAATAATAAAGACAAAGGCAGAGCCAATCACAGTGCTGCGCTCTTTGGTTTTGGAGATGGGGGCGGTGGACCCACACAGCTGATGCTAGACCGACTTCGTCTGGTTCAGGACACAGATGGACTTCCAAG AGTCCGGATGTCCAGTCCAGATGAACTTTTCTCACAGCTTCAGGCTGACTCAGCTCTGCTGTGCACGTGGAGTGGAGAGCTCTTCCTAGAGCTGCACAATGGTACCTACACCACACAGGCACAg ATCAAACAAGGGAACCGCCAGTGTGAGACGCTGCTTCATGATATTGAGATCGCCAGCAGCTTGGCACTGTGCCGAGACAGGACATTTCTGTATCCTGTGGACAAACTGCAAGAGCTCTGGAG GCTGCTTCTTCTAAACCAGTTTCATGATGTGATTCCTGGCAGCTGCATAGAGATGGTTGTGGAGGACGCACTAAAGTATTATGAAG ATATCCATAGGGATGGTGCTGTGCTTCTGCGTGAGGCATGTGCAGCTTTGGGGTCAAAAGGAAACTCCACCGGTGTGTTCAACTCTCTGCCATGGGAGCGCCATGAAGTCATCCAGATTCAAGATGGCACTGACAAACCTGGTCTCG CTCTGGTGAGAGTTCCCAGCATCGGCGTGTCTCCTGTCAAAGAAACGCAGCCTGTGACTCCAGTCTCTGTCactgttcag TCCGACGGCACCGTTCTCATGGAGAATGGGATTTTGCAGACAGTCATAAACAAAAATGGCACATTGGCATCACTTCGTTTGATCAGTGCAAACAG AGAATCCCTCTCTGATGGCTGTTGTGGGAACCAGTTTGTCATGTTTGATGATGTTCCCCTGTACTGGGATGCCTGGGATGTGATGGACTATCACCTTCAGACAAG GAAGCCGGTGCTGGAGGTGGTGCAGCCTGTTCATGTGGTGTCCTCAGGTGGACTTCGAGGCAGCGTCAGCTTCACCCTCAGGATCAGTGATAAAAGCACTGTCACTCAGGAGATGGTTGTGGATGCCATGTGTCCTTACGTCAAGTTCAACACGGag GTGCAGTGGGCAGAGTCCCACAAGTTTCTCAAAGTTGAGTTTCCTGTGCGAGTGCGCAGCCCCAATGCAACGTATGAGATCCAGTTTGGTCATCTGCAGAGGCCCACACACAGGAACACTTCATGGGACTGGGCCAGATTTGAG GTATGGGGTCACAAATGGGCTGATTTGTCAGAGCACAACTTTGGAGTTGCACTGCTGAACGACTGCAAATATGGTTACTCCATCCACCAGAACACAATAACTCTGTCCCT GCTGAGAGCACCGAAGGCCCCAGATGCCACTGCTGACATGGGGACTCATCATTTCACGTATGCTATCATGCCACACGCAA AATCCTTCCAAGATGCTTCTGTAATCCAGTCTGCATACAACCTCAATTTCCCTCTGAGGTTGATCCCGTGCAGCCCTGACACTGTGCCCTGGAGTGCATTTTCTGTCAGCACTGAATCCGTCATACTTGAGACCATTAAACAG ACTGAGGGCGGAAAGGGGACACTTGTAGTGCGTCTGTATGAGTCTCATGGAAGCAGCGTCACTGCAACTCTGCACACCACCCTTCCAGTGAGGGAAGCCTGGCA ttgtgATCTCTTGGAGAGGCCAGACCCCACCCAGCCGGCGTGTGTTACTTCAGAAGGAATTACTCTGAAGTTCAGTCCCTTTCAAATTGTGTCACTGCTGCTCATAGTGTGA
- the man2c1 gene encoding alpha-mannosidase 2C1 isoform X2 — protein sequence MYHQPVLKNRRTLLERAEKFTSDIYFTDCNLRGRLYGDSCPLESITSFLSSKRITFTEASKQNFAPYKVGDTFGPTWWTCWFKVTLEIPESWRGKEVHLVWESDGEAMVWRDGQPVQGLTKEGEKTSYILSECLKDEEPHSVTLYVEMACNGLFGAGQGSMIAAPDPNRKFSVQRAELVIFNRDVRQLMTDFEMLVDIVKELGEGEQRGYQALFTVNEMVNLCDPFDPSSFSKAHSLAHKFFSQRNGESQHTVHAMGHCHIDSAWLWPYEETIRKCGRSWVTVIRLMEKNPEFVFTCSQAQQFQWVKSWYPGLFSQIQHYVKKGQFIPVGGTWVEMDGNLPSGESMVRQFLEGQRFFSQEFGMHCKEFWLPDTFGYSAQLPQIMQGCGISNFLTQKLSWNLVNTFPHNTFFWEGLDGSKVLTHFPPGNSYEMKGKIEDLVKTVKNNKDKGRANHSAALFGFGDGGGGPTQLMLDRLRLVQDTDGLPRVRMSSPDELFSQLQADSALLCTWSGELFLELHNGTYTTQAQIKQGNRQCETLLHDIEIASSLALCRDRTFLYPVDKLQELWRLLLLNQFHDVIPGSCIEMVVEDALKYYEDIHRDGAVLLREACAALGSKGNSTGVFNSLPWERHEVIQIQDGTDKPGLALVRVPSIGVSPVKETQPVTPVSVTVQSDGTVLMENGILQTVINKNGTLASLRLISANRESLSDGCCGNQFVMFDDVPLYWDAWDVMDYHLQTRKPVLEVVQPVHVVSSGGLRGSVSFTLRISDKSTVTQEMVVDAMCPYVKFNTEVQWAESHKFLKVEFPVRVRSPNATYEIQFGHLQRPTHRNTSWDWARFEVWGHKWADLSEHNFGVALLNDCKYGYSIHQNTITLSLLRAPKAPDATADMGTHHFTYAIMPHAS from the exons ATGTATCACCAGCCTGTGCTGAAGAACAGGCGCACACTGCTCGAGAGGGCAGAGAAATTTACCTCAGATATTTATTTCACAGACTGCAATCTGAGAGGACG GCTTTATGGAGACTCTTGCCCGCTGGAATCCAtcacctccttcctctcctctaaGCGGATCACATTCACGGAAGCTTCCAAGCAAAACTTTGCACCTTATAAAGTTGGTGACACCTTTGGACCGAC GTGGTGGACTTGCTGGTTTAAAGTGACCCTGGAAATCCCGGAGTCCTGGAGAGGGAAAGAGGTTCATCTTGTGTGGGAGAGCGATGGAGAAGCTATGGTTTGGAGAGATGGACAGCCAGTTCAG GGCCTGACTAAAGAGGGCGAAAAGACGAGTTACATCCTCTCTGAGTGTCTGAAAGATGAAGAGCCTCACAG TGTCACTCTTTATGTGGAAATGGCCTGTAATGGGCTTTTTGGAGCTGGTCAGGGGTCCATGATTGCAGCTCCAGACCCAAACCGAAAGTTTTctgtgcagagagctgagcTGGTGATATTTAACAGGGATGTGAGGCAGCTGATGACTGATTTTGAGATGCTGGTTGACATTGTAAAG GAACTGGGAGAGGGAGAGCAACGAGGCTACCAGGCCCTTTTCACTGTCAATGAGATGGTGAACCTGTGTGACCCGTTTGATCCCAGTTCGTTCTCCAAAGCCCACAGTCTGGCTCACAAGTTCTTCAGCCAGCGGAACGGAGAAAGCCAACACACTGTCCATGCAATGGGTCACTGCCACATAGACTCAG CCTGGTTGTGGCCTTATGAAGAGACCATTCGCAAGTGTGGCCGAAGTTGGGTGACGGTGATCCGTTTAATGGAGAAGAACCCGGAGTTTGTCTTTACTTGTTCTCAG GCCCAGCAGTTCCAGTGGGTGAAGAGCTGGTACCCAGGGCTCTTCTCCCAGATTCAGCATTATGTGAAGAAAGGCCAGTTTATTCCGGTTGGAGGAACGTGGGTGGAAATG GATGGAAATCTGCCATCGGGTGAGTCCATGGTTCGACAGTTCCTTGAGGGTCAGCGATTCTTCAGCCAGGAGTTTGGGATGCATTGCAAAGAG TTCTGGCTCCCTGATACGTTTGGCTATTCCGCCCAGCTTCCTCAGATAATGCAGGGATGTGGCATCTCCAATTTTTTGACACAGAAGCTCAGCTGGAATTTGGTCAACACCTTTCCT CACAACACATTTTTCTGGGAAGGTCTGGATGGCTCCAAGGTCTTAACTCACTTCCCACCTGGAAATTCCTACGAAATGAAAGGGAAGATTGAAGAC CTGGTGAAAACTGTGAAGAATAATAAAGACAAAGGCAGAGCCAATCACAGTGCTGCGCTCTTTGGTTTTGGAGATGGGGGCGGTGGACCCACACAGCTGATGCTAGACCGACTTCGTCTGGTTCAGGACACAGATGGACTTCCAAG AGTCCGGATGTCCAGTCCAGATGAACTTTTCTCACAGCTTCAGGCTGACTCAGCTCTGCTGTGCACGTGGAGTGGAGAGCTCTTCCTAGAGCTGCACAATGGTACCTACACCACACAGGCACAg ATCAAACAAGGGAACCGCCAGTGTGAGACGCTGCTTCATGATATTGAGATCGCCAGCAGCTTGGCACTGTGCCGAGACAGGACATTTCTGTATCCTGTGGACAAACTGCAAGAGCTCTGGAG GCTGCTTCTTCTAAACCAGTTTCATGATGTGATTCCTGGCAGCTGCATAGAGATGGTTGTGGAGGACGCACTAAAGTATTATGAAG ATATCCATAGGGATGGTGCTGTGCTTCTGCGTGAGGCATGTGCAGCTTTGGGGTCAAAAGGAAACTCCACCGGTGTGTTCAACTCTCTGCCATGGGAGCGCCATGAAGTCATCCAGATTCAAGATGGCACTGACAAACCTGGTCTCG CTCTGGTGAGAGTTCCCAGCATCGGCGTGTCTCCTGTCAAAGAAACGCAGCCTGTGACTCCAGTCTCTGTCactgttcag TCCGACGGCACCGTTCTCATGGAGAATGGGATTTTGCAGACAGTCATAAACAAAAATGGCACATTGGCATCACTTCGTTTGATCAGTGCAAACAG AGAATCCCTCTCTGATGGCTGTTGTGGGAACCAGTTTGTCATGTTTGATGATGTTCCCCTGTACTGGGATGCCTGGGATGTGATGGACTATCACCTTCAGACAAG GAAGCCGGTGCTGGAGGTGGTGCAGCCTGTTCATGTGGTGTCCTCAGGTGGACTTCGAGGCAGCGTCAGCTTCACCCTCAGGATCAGTGATAAAAGCACTGTCACTCAGGAGATGGTTGTGGATGCCATGTGTCCTTACGTCAAGTTCAACACGGag GTGCAGTGGGCAGAGTCCCACAAGTTTCTCAAAGTTGAGTTTCCTGTGCGAGTGCGCAGCCCCAATGCAACGTATGAGATCCAGTTTGGTCATCTGCAGAGGCCCACACACAGGAACACTTCATGGGACTGGGCCAGATTTGAG GTATGGGGTCACAAATGGGCTGATTTGTCAGAGCACAACTTTGGAGTTGCACTGCTGAACGACTGCAAATATGGTTACTCCATCCACCAGAACACAATAACTCTGTCCCT GCTGAGAGCACCGAAGGCCCCAGATGCCACTGCTGACATGGGGACTCATCATTTCACGTATGCTATCATGCCACACGCAA GTTGA
- the neil1 gene encoding endonuclease 8-like 1 isoform X1: MPEGPELHLASRYVNKMCEGVVFSGAVRKSEVSKNPDVPFTCDAYRITATSKGKEVKLTLTPMKSDEPKRRAKAGHAVQPMDIVFRFGMSGFFRFTGEDELPKHAHLRFYSKDKPCRVLSFVDARRFGSWHPNGTWQAGRGPCIMFEYKSFRENVMSHLSDRAFDRPICEVLLNQKYFNGIGNYLRAEILFRLNIPPFVPARAVLESLESEDLFGNQKPVKNEISDTKKKTTKSGSKQETADLLRLCHTVPLEVVNLGGKGYDPEKADYSGFKAWLQCYYVDGMKSIRDHNGRTMWFNGEAGPLAPKDSKSPKAKKRAKKEDDHDYTDKKKAARSRSESTAKKKVKQEGVSKTPKKEKEAGSTRKKTERTREVNTPQREPRSNARTRKSISAKTPAGPKRRNVRGTR, from the exons ATGCCTGAGGGTCCAGAGCTCCACTTGGCCAGCCGGTACGTCAACAAAATGTGTGAAGGAGTGGTGTTTAGTGGAGCGGTCAGAAAATCTGAGGTCAGCAAAAATCCTGATGTGCCCTTCACCTGTGACGCGTACCGCATCACAGCCACTTCCAAAGGGAAGGAAGTGAAGCTCACCCTTACGCCCATGAAGAGTGATGAGCCGAAGCGGAGAGCGAAGGCAGGGCACGCGGTGCAACCCATGGATATAGTGTTTCGCTTTGGGATGTCAGGCTTTTTCCGCTTCACCGGAGAGGATGAGCTTCCCAAACATGCCCATCTGCGGTTCTATTCCAAAGACAAGCCCTGCAGAGTGCTGAGCTTTGTAGATGCACGCAGGTTTGGCAGCTGGCATCCCAATGGGACTTGGCAGGCTGGCAGAGGGCCCTGCATCATGTTTGAGTACAAAAGCTTCAG GGAGAATGTCATGTCACACCTGTCTGACCGGGCTTTTGACAGGCCCATCTGTGAAGTCCTGCTCAATCAGAAGTACTTCAACGGTATCGGGAACTACCTGAGGGCTGAAATCCTTTTTAG GCTAAACATCCCCCCATTCGTGCCTGCGAGGGCTGTACTGGAAAGCCTTGAGTCAGAAGATTTATTTGGAAATCAGAAGCCTGTGAAAAATGAGATCTCAGACACAAAG AAGAAAACTACAAAGAGTGGTTCAAAACAGGAGACAGCCGACTTGCTCAGACTTTGTCATACAGTACCTCTGGAGGTGGTGAACCTTG GTGGAAAAGGCTACGATCCAGAGAAGGCAGATTACTCAGGCTTTAAGGCATGGCTGCAGTGCTACTACGTGGATGGAATGAAATCTATCCGGGACCACAATGGCAGAACTATGTGGTTCAAT GGAGAGGCAGGCCCCTTAGCACCAAAAG ATTCAAAGTCACCTAAGGCTAAAAAGAGAGCAAAGAAAGAAGATGACCACGATTACACAGACAAGAAGAAG GCGGCCAGAAGTCGCTCTGAAAGCACCgcaaagaaaaaagtcaaacagGAAGGTGTGAGTAAAAcaccaaagaaagaaaaggaagctggttcaacaagaaaaaagactgaaaggACCAGGGAAGTAAACACACCACAGCGTGAACCAAGATCAAATGCTCGTACGAGGAAGAGTATCAGTGCCAAGACGCCTGCAG GTCCAAAAAGGCGAAACGTGAGGGGTACCAGATAG
- the neil1 gene encoding endonuclease 8-like 1 isoform X2, with protein sequence MPEGPELHLASRYVNKMCEGVVFSGAVRKSEVSKNPDVPFTCDAYRITATSKGKEVKLTLTPMKSDEPKRRAKAGHAVQPMDIVFRFGMSGFFRFTGEDELPKHAHLRFYSKDKPCRVLSFVDARRFGSWHPNGTWQAGRGPCIMFEYKSFRENVMSHLSDRAFDRPICEVLLNQKYFNGIGNYLRAEILFRLNIPPFVPARAVLESLESEDLFGNQKPVKNEISDTKKTTKSGSKQETADLLRLCHTVPLEVVNLGGKGYDPEKADYSGFKAWLQCYYVDGMKSIRDHNGRTMWFNGEAGPLAPKDSKSPKAKKRAKKEDDHDYTDKKKAARSRSESTAKKKVKQEGVSKTPKKEKEAGSTRKKTERTREVNTPQREPRSNARTRKSISAKTPAGPKRRNVRGTR encoded by the exons ATGCCTGAGGGTCCAGAGCTCCACTTGGCCAGCCGGTACGTCAACAAAATGTGTGAAGGAGTGGTGTTTAGTGGAGCGGTCAGAAAATCTGAGGTCAGCAAAAATCCTGATGTGCCCTTCACCTGTGACGCGTACCGCATCACAGCCACTTCCAAAGGGAAGGAAGTGAAGCTCACCCTTACGCCCATGAAGAGTGATGAGCCGAAGCGGAGAGCGAAGGCAGGGCACGCGGTGCAACCCATGGATATAGTGTTTCGCTTTGGGATGTCAGGCTTTTTCCGCTTCACCGGAGAGGATGAGCTTCCCAAACATGCCCATCTGCGGTTCTATTCCAAAGACAAGCCCTGCAGAGTGCTGAGCTTTGTAGATGCACGCAGGTTTGGCAGCTGGCATCCCAATGGGACTTGGCAGGCTGGCAGAGGGCCCTGCATCATGTTTGAGTACAAAAGCTTCAG GGAGAATGTCATGTCACACCTGTCTGACCGGGCTTTTGACAGGCCCATCTGTGAAGTCCTGCTCAATCAGAAGTACTTCAACGGTATCGGGAACTACCTGAGGGCTGAAATCCTTTTTAG GCTAAACATCCCCCCATTCGTGCCTGCGAGGGCTGTACTGGAAAGCCTTGAGTCAGAAGATTTATTTGGAAATCAGAAGCCTGTGAAAAATGAGATCTCAGACACAAAG AAAACTACAAAGAGTGGTTCAAAACAGGAGACAGCCGACTTGCTCAGACTTTGTCATACAGTACCTCTGGAGGTGGTGAACCTTG GTGGAAAAGGCTACGATCCAGAGAAGGCAGATTACTCAGGCTTTAAGGCATGGCTGCAGTGCTACTACGTGGATGGAATGAAATCTATCCGGGACCACAATGGCAGAACTATGTGGTTCAAT GGAGAGGCAGGCCCCTTAGCACCAAAAG ATTCAAAGTCACCTAAGGCTAAAAAGAGAGCAAAGAAAGAAGATGACCACGATTACACAGACAAGAAGAAG GCGGCCAGAAGTCGCTCTGAAAGCACCgcaaagaaaaaagtcaaacagGAAGGTGTGAGTAAAAcaccaaagaaagaaaaggaagctggttcaacaagaaaaaagactgaaaggACCAGGGAAGTAAACACACCACAGCGTGAACCAAGATCAAATGCTCGTACGAGGAAGAGTATCAGTGCCAAGACGCCTGCAG GTCCAAAAAGGCGAAACGTGAGGGGTACCAGATAG
- the commd4 gene encoding COMM domain-containing protein 4, with amino-acid sequence MRFRFCGDLDCPDWVLAEISTLAKLSSVKMKLLCAQVLKDLLDEGIDYDKVTKLTADAKFESGDIKASVAVLSFIFSSAAKHDVDSESLSSELQQLGLPKEHTTGLCKSYEDKHSALQDKLRETSLRLGRLESVSWRVDYTLSSSELMEVNEPIIQLKLEAQGAESGSRETTVVSVSADKFRVLLAELKQAQAMMNALQ; translated from the exons ATG CGGTTCCGTTTCTGTGGGGATTTGGACTGCCCTGATTGGGTACTTGCCGAAATCAGCACATTAGCTAAACTT TCAAGTGTCAAGATGAAACTCCTTTGTGCTCAAGTGCTGAAGGATTTACTCGATGAGGGCATTGAT TATGACAAAGTTACAAAGCTTACCGCCGATGCAAAGTTTG AGAGCGGAGACATCAAAGCTAGCGTGGCGGTGCTCAGCTTCATTTTCTCCAGTGCAGCAAAGCATGATGTTGACAGTGAGTCATTGTCCagtgagctgcagcagctcggTCTGCCTAAAG AACACACAACGGGTCTGTGCAAATCATATGAAGACAAGCACTCTGCACTGCAAGACAAACTAAGAGAAACGAGCCTACGAT TGGGTCGACTGGAATCTGTTTCCTGGCGTGTCGACTATACCCTGAGCTCGAGTGAACTGATGGAGGTGAACGAACCAATAATTCAGCTGAAACTGGAAGCACAAGGAGCAGAGTCAGGCTCTAGAGAGACGACTGTCGTCTCCGTCTCTGCTGACAAGTTCAGAGTCCTGCTTGCTG AGCTCAAACAAGCCCAGGCTATGATGAATGCACTACAATGA